CCTTTGCCACCAACGCCGGCGAACAGGTTCACCGCCTGACGCGCTCGGTCGCCCAACGCATCCAGGGCCGCGCACGGTCCCACCCGGAGAGCGTGCTGCCGCCGACCCTGGTGTTCAAATCCAACGCGGACGCCACCGTTTCGACGGACGCGGTGGTGGACCGCCTGCTGGGCCGGCTGGACCCCCATCATCACGAAATCGTGCTCTTCGACATCAACCACTGCGCCGCCAAGTCGATGCTGCTGTTCGCCGACCCGCGGGCGCTGGTCACCCGGTTGATGGGCGACGACAGCCTGCCGTTCACCGTGACCCTGGTCACCAACCAGAACCCGGAAAGCGTCGCGGTGGTCGCCCGCCGGCAGGCGCCCTTCTCCGGGGAGGCGTTTCCGGACGAGCCCCTGGACCTGGCCTGGCCGGCGGGGGTGATCTCGCTCTCCCACGTGGCACTGCCCTTTCCGCCCGACGACCCACTCTACGGCCAGCGCCCGCCGGACAACGAGGACGTTCTCTTTCTCGGCCAGATGGCCATTCAGGGCGAGCGCGGCCTGTTGAAGCTCTCTTCCGACTGGCTGCTGCGCCTCCGGCACGACCCGTTTTACGCCTACCTGGAGGAGCGCGTACTGGCGTGGCTGAGCAAGACCGGCGGCGATGGCGCCGAGAGCGCGGGCGGGGCGCGTCCGCCCCAGCCATGACCAAAAACGCGGGGCCGCCTTGCCCGGGGGGCACTTACGCCTTAGAATGAAAAAAAGCATCCGGGGGAGGCCAATCCGGGTGACCGCGGGGTTTCGGGCATCTCCCAGTGGAAGCCCGACAACAAGCCGACGGTCGTGAAATCCGCAGTTTCAGAACCCATCACAACCAACAACGAACAGGAGGTCATCATGGCGCAGCTGGTGGTAATCGAATTTCCCGACGAGGCCACCGCGTTTGAGATGCGGGCGGAACTGGCCAAGATGCAGAAAGAGTACCTCATCAAAATGGACGACGTGGTGGTGGTAACCAAGAACGAAAAGGGCAAGGTCAAGCTGCATCAGGCCGTCAACCTGACCCTGACCGGCGCCGCGGGCGGCAGCTTCTGGGGCATGCTGATCGGGCTTATATTTCTCAACCCGCTGCTGGGGGCCGCGGTGGGCGCCGGCGCCGGCGCCATCAGCGGCAAACTGACCGACATCGGCATCAGCGACAGCTTCATGAAGGAGTTCAGCGAGGCCTTCACCCCCGGGTCATCGGCCCTTTTCCTGCTCTTCCGCGAGGCCACCCAGGACAAGGTCCTGGACCGCCTGAAGAGCTTTCATGGCAAGGGCAAGGTCCTCAAGACCTCCCTCAGCACGGACGACGAAGAGATGCTGCGCAAGGTGATCGAG
This portion of the Desulfobacteraceae bacterium genome encodes:
- a CDS encoding DUF1269 domain-containing protein, which encodes MAQLVVIEFPDEATAFEMRAELAKMQKEYLIKMDDVVVVTKNEKGKVKLHQAVNLTLTGAAGGSFWGMLIGLIFLNPLLGAAVGAGAGAISGKLTDIGISDSFMKEFSEAFTPGSSALFLLFREATQDKVLDRLKSFHGKGKVLKTSLSTDDEEMLRKVIEG